From Equus przewalskii isolate Varuska chromosome 7, EquPr2, whole genome shotgun sequence, one genomic window encodes:
- the LOC103545454 gene encoding cationic amino acid transporter 4-like, giving the protein MAWGLPSTTSLAQFCQKLNRLKTLKESTTETSQQGHLTTLDLTLLGVGGMMGFGLFMLMGSVAKGIAGPAVVVSFSVAAVAFLMGALCYAELAAHVPRRGSAYLFTYISLGELWAFLVGWIMLFECLIVGTAAAHVWSSNLDAIFSHRIRSFTVAHVGVWQVPFLAQYPDFLAAGIILLISTFISCGVRVSSWLNRLFSAISLVIVLFIIILGFVLARPDNWSAEEGGFAPFGFSGIMDGAATCFYAFLGLGSITASGNEAQNPKRAVPMAITISVGLVASAYILVSAVLTLLVPWHSLDPDSALADAFYQRGYSWAGFIVAAGAICAITSVLFNLLFFVPYMVYAMAIDGLMFHVFAHMHPQTQVPLVNILVFGVLMAFLALLLDLQTLVQFLSIGILLTFTYMATGIIMLRFRKSPPASSLGPASTVGSEQASAPEPGELRPALRHYFGFLAGYRLGAAVAWALRVLVVSAITLDCVLVFGDSALHLPPWGYTLLLLLSSVVFLLSLLVLGAHQQQRRQDTFQVPMVPLTPALSILLNVFLMLQLSYLSWLRLSIWLLIGLVVYFGYGIWHSKENQQELPGLTVTHSSLEETEQGL; this is encoded by the exons ATGGCCTGGGGACTGCCCAGCACCACCAGCCTGGCACAGTTCTGCCAGAAGTTGAACCGGCTGAAGACACTGAAGGAGTCAACCACGGAGACATCGCAGCAGGGCCACCTGACCACGCTGGACCTGACCCTGCTGGGTGTGGGTGGCATGATGGGCTTCGGCCTCTTCATGCTCATGGGCAGTGTGGCCAAAGGAATAGCTGGCCCTGCGGTGGTCGTGTCCTTCAGCGTGGCTGCCGTGGCCTTCCTGATGGGAGCCCTATGCTATGCAGAGTTGGCAGCACATGTGCCCCGCAGGGGCTCTGCCTACCTGTTCACCTACATATCCCTGGGTGAGCTGTGGGCCTTCCTCGTTGGCTGGATCATGCTCTTTGAGTGCCTGATTGTAGGCACTGCTGCGGCCCATGTCTGGAGCAGCAACCTGGATGCCATCTTCAGCCACCGTATCCGCAGCTTCACTGTGGCCCATGTGGGCGTCTGGCAGGTGCCCTTCCTGGCTCAGTACCCAGACTTCCTGGCTGCTGGCATCATACTTTTAATCTCCACATTCATCTCCTGTGGAGTGCGCGTCTCTTCCTGGCTCAACCGCTTGTTCTCTGCCATCAGCCTAGTCATCGtcctcttcatcatcatcctGGGGTTTGTCCTGGCCCGCCCGGACAACTGGAGTGCTGAGGAGGGTGGCTTTGCGCCCTTCGGTTTCTCCGGCATCATGGACGGGGCCGCCACCTGCTTCTACGCCTTCTTGGGCTTAGGTTCCATCACTGCCTCCGGTAATGAGGCTCAGAACCCCAAGCGAGCTGTGCCTATGGCCATCACCATCTCAGTTGGCCTGGTGGCCAGTGCCTACATCCTTGTCTCTGCCGTGCTCACCCTCTTGGTGCCCTGGCACAGTCTGGACCCTGACTCGGCGCTAGCTGATGCCTTCTACCAGCGTGGCTACAGCTGGGCGGGCTTCATCGTGGCAGCTGGTGCAATCTGTG CTATAACCAGTGTGCTGTTCAACCTCCTCTTTTTCGTGCCATACATGGTCTATGCCATGGCCATCGACGGGCTCATGTTCCACGTGTTTGCCCACATGCACCCTCAGACACAGGTGCCATTGGTGAACATCCTGGTGTTTGGGGTCCTCATGGCTTTCCTGGCGCTGCTTCTGGACCTCCAGACACTGGTCCAGTTCCTGTCCATTGGCATACTGCTGACCTTTACCTATATGGCCACCGGCATTATCATGCTACGCTTCCGAAAGTCCCCTCCAGCCAGTTCCCTGGGCCCAGCCAGCACTGTGGGCAGTGAGCAGGCTTCAGCCCCTGAGCCCGGAGAGCTGCGACCAGCCCTGAGACACTACTTCGGCTTCCTGGCTGGGTACAGACTTGGAGCTGCCGTGGCTTGGGCTCTCCGTGTCCTGGTGGTCTCAGCCATCACTCTGGACTGCGTGCTGGTCTTTGGAGACTCGGCCCTGCACCTCCCTCCCTGGGGCTAcaccctgctgctcctgctcagcTCCGTCGTGTTTCTGCTCAGTCTCCTCGTCCTGGGGGCCCACCAGCAACAGCGCCGGCAGGACACCTTTCAG GTTCCCATGGTGCCCCTGACTCCAGCCCTGAGCATCCTCCTCAACGTCTTCCTCATGCTGCAGCTGAGCTACCTGTCCTGGTTGCGCTTGTCCATCTGGCTGCTGATTG GACTCGTGGTGTATTTTGGCTATGGCATCTGGCACAGCAAGGAGAACCAGCAGGAGCTGCCGGGGTTGACTGTCACACACAGCAGCCTGGAGGAGACGGAGCAGGGCTTATAG